A genomic segment from Diceros bicornis minor isolate mBicDic1 chromosome 5, mDicBic1.mat.cur, whole genome shotgun sequence encodes:
- the DUOXA2 gene encoding dual oxidase maturation factor 2: protein MTLWNGVLPFYPQPRHAAGFSVPLLIVILVFLALAASFLLILPGIRGHSRWFWLVRVLLSLFIGAETVALHFSAAWSVGRVSTNTSYKAFSTARVQAHIGLHVGLDGVNITLTGTPVQQLNETIDYNEFFTWRFGENYAAKYAEALEKGLPDPVLYLAEKFTPSSPCGLHRQYRLAGHYAKAMLWMAFCLWIISNALLSMPVPLYGGLGLLITGAFELFSVFAFATISTVPLCPLHLGSSALTTHYGAAFWITLATGILCLLLGGAVVSLHYARPRALRIFLDQSVEHYGSQAKGSSPLVLKNPLHKQFETSDLTISTNL, encoded by the exons ATGACTCTGTGGAATGGCGTGCTGCCTTTCTATCCCCAGCCCCGGCATGCTGCCGGCTTCAGTGTCCCGCTGCTCATCGTCATTCTGGTGTTCTTGGCCTTGGCCGCCAGCTTCCTGCTCATCTTGCCTGGGATTCGTGGCCACTCG CGCTGGTTCTGGTTGGTGAGAGTTCTTCTCAGTCTGTTCATAGGCGCAGAAACTGTGG ccctgcaCTTCAGCGCAGCGTGGTCGGTGGGTAGGGTGAGCACCAACACATCCTACAAGGCCTTCAGCACAGCGCGCGTGCAAGCGCACATCGGTTTGCATGTGGGCCTGGATGGAGTTAATATTACACTCACAG GCACCCCAGTGCAGCAGCTGAACGAGACCATCGACTACAACGAGTTTTTCACCTGGCGTTTCGGCGAGAACTATGCCGCGAAGTACGCGGAGGCACTGGAAAAGGGGTTGCCGGATCCGGTTCTCTACTTGGCCGAGAAGTTCACCCCGAGCAGCCCCTGCGGGCTCCACCGCCAGTACCGCCTGGCGGGACACTACGccaaggccatgctgtg GATGGCGTTCTGCCTCTGGATCATCTCCAACGCGCTGCTCTCCATGCCGGTCCCGCTCTATGGAGGCCTGGGTCTCCTGATCACCGGCGCCTTCGAGCTCTTCTCTGTCTTCGCCTTCGCCACCATCTCCACTGTGCCGCTCTGCCCGCTCCACCTCGGCTCCTCGGCGCTCACTACTCACTACGGTGCCGCCTTTTGGATCACGCTGGCCACCG GCATCCTGTGCCTCCTCCTCGGAGGGGCCGTGGTGAGTCTGCACTACGCTCGGCCTAGAGCTCTTCGCATCTTCTTGGACCAAAGCGTCGAGCACTACGGTAGCCAGGCGAAAGGGAGCTCGCCTCTTGTCCTCAAAAACCCACTGCATAAGCAATTCGAGACCTCGGATTTAACAATCAGTACTAATCTGTGA